The following are encoded together in the Bacteroidota bacterium genome:
- the priA gene encoding primosomal protein N', which translates to MKQILADVALPVPLYQTFTYLVPREFAPHVGAGSRVLVPFGSKTISGIVVGFPPTTTVAPLKPIHDLLDGSPALSPELLDLGRWIADYYAAPIGEVFKAFLPQGIAVENRRLVSLKRPLASEELARLEKAAPQQAKVAGALAAGTPLSIAQLQKRTKIKGIYSAVSGLSEAGIIEIIDEIPEPRAKAKIEKFVLKKNIPEGFLPHGTLQQKLLSRIGRLTSEPFPLRSLLKETGASLSSVKGLVKKNIVDIVPREVERFVEYLPDETISPVRTEQLTPYQSRALHEIGASMKEGTAKTFLLHGITGSGKTQVYIEAIREAMARGKTAIVLVPEISLTPQMVRRFRLHFGNSVAVMHSRMSDGERYDAWRFCKSGKYSIVIGPRSAIFAPLANLGLIVVDEEHEASYKQFDSTPRYNARDVAVIRGSQIGAAVVLGSATPSVESFYNAQTKKYTLLELPERIDDAVLPSITLVNMAEDRKLRYAEMKNEAKHLGKKAFEKGFHSISSLLEEKIRDRLRKGEGMILLQNRRGFAPFMECLDCGHVERCDRCDVTLTYHLAKKHLRCHYCGSVRPMPADCPECRGTQLKLQGFGTQRVEQDLAALFPQAKVLRMDLDTTTRRGAHDKILQEFGRGEADILLGTQMVAKGLDFPRVTLVGVISADTQMMLPDFRSAERTFQLLTQVAGRAGRSSLKGEVVIQSYQTGHYGLKYVLDHNYDGFYREELHYRQSAVYPPFARLILIECKGTDERNVQRAAETFSRRLSQRSRNGIILGPAAAVISKIKNNYRWQILAKAVKANDPGGASIRNAVTRVVQEISSSAEIRRTVQFTVDVDPQGIM; encoded by the coding sequence ATGAAACAAATTCTTGCCGACGTTGCCCTTCCCGTTCCGCTCTATCAGACGTTCACGTATCTCGTACCGCGCGAATTTGCGCCGCACGTCGGTGCGGGGAGCCGGGTGCTTGTACCGTTCGGCTCGAAGACAATCTCCGGGATCGTTGTAGGATTCCCGCCGACGACAACTGTCGCCCCTCTCAAACCGATCCACGACCTCCTCGATGGAAGCCCTGCACTTTCTCCCGAATTATTAGACCTCGGGCGATGGATCGCCGACTATTATGCCGCCCCGATCGGAGAAGTGTTCAAAGCATTCCTTCCTCAGGGAATTGCTGTAGAAAACCGGAGGCTGGTCTCGTTGAAGCGCCCGCTCGCTTCCGAGGAACTCGCCCGGCTGGAGAAAGCCGCGCCGCAGCAGGCGAAGGTCGCCGGCGCCCTCGCGGCAGGAACACCGCTTTCCATCGCTCAGCTTCAAAAAAGGACCAAGATCAAGGGCATTTACTCCGCGGTGTCGGGGTTGTCCGAAGCCGGCATCATCGAGATCATCGACGAGATCCCTGAGCCGAGGGCAAAAGCCAAAATCGAAAAGTTTGTTCTCAAAAAAAATATTCCTGAAGGCTTCCTGCCGCACGGCACACTGCAGCAGAAACTTCTGTCGCGAATTGGCCGTTTGACAAGCGAACCGTTTCCGCTCCGATCGCTCCTCAAAGAAACGGGGGCCTCGCTGTCTTCAGTAAAAGGACTGGTGAAGAAGAATATCGTCGATATCGTTCCGCGTGAAGTTGAGCGGTTCGTAGAGTATCTTCCCGATGAGACTATTTCTCCCGTCAGGACCGAGCAGCTCACCCCTTATCAATCACGGGCTCTTCACGAGATCGGCGCCTCGATGAAGGAAGGAACCGCAAAGACCTTCTTACTTCACGGCATCACCGGAAGCGGGAAAACGCAGGTATACATCGAGGCGATACGCGAGGCGATGGCGAGGGGGAAGACCGCTATCGTTCTCGTTCCCGAAATTTCGTTGACGCCCCAGATGGTCAGAAGATTCAGACTGCACTTCGGGAACTCCGTTGCGGTGATGCACAGCCGCATGTCGGACGGCGAGCGGTACGATGCCTGGCGGTTTTGCAAGAGCGGAAAATACAGCATTGTCATCGGTCCGCGTTCGGCGATCTTCGCCCCGCTCGCAAACCTCGGCCTTATCGTCGTCGATGAAGAACATGAAGCGTCGTACAAACAATTCGACTCAACCCCCCGGTACAATGCACGCGACGTCGCCGTCATACGGGGGAGTCAGATCGGCGCGGCCGTCGTGCTCGGCTCGGCGACGCCTTCCGTGGAGTCGTTTTACAATGCGCAGACAAAAAAATATACGCTCCTCGAACTCCCCGAGCGGATCGACGATGCCGTGCTTCCTTCCATCACCCTGGTCAATATGGCGGAGGACAGGAAACTCCGGTATGCAGAGATGAAGAACGAGGCAAAGCATCTCGGCAAAAAAGCGTTCGAAAAGGGATTCCACTCAATCTCCTCCCTGCTGGAAGAGAAGATCCGGGACAGGCTACGCAAAGGTGAAGGGATGATCCTGCTTCAGAACCGCCGCGGATTCGCTCCGTTCATGGAATGCCTCGACTGCGGACACGTGGAGCGGTGCGACCGGTGCGACGTGACGCTCACCTACCACCTTGCCAAGAAGCATCTCCGCTGCCACTATTGCGGTTCCGTAAGACCGATGCCGGCCGACTGTCCGGAGTGCCGAGGAACTCAATTGAAACTCCAGGGCTTCGGAACGCAAAGAGTCGAACAGGATCTGGCAGCATTATTTCCGCAGGCAAAAGTGCTGCGGATGGACCTGGATACGACGACGCGGAGAGGGGCGCACGACAAAATTCTCCAGGAATTCGGACGGGGGGAGGCAGATATTCTTTTGGGAACACAGATGGTCGCGAAGGGGCTGGACTTCCCGCGGGTCACGCTCGTCGGCGTTATTTCTGCGGACACGCAAATGATGCTCCCCGATTTTCGCTCAGCGGAACGAACATTCCAGTTGCTCACCCAAGTTGCAGGCAGAGCCGGGCGGAGTTCGTTGAAGGGTGAGGTCGTCATCCAAAGTTATCAGACGGGCCATTACGGCCTGAAATATGTGCTCGACCATAACTATGACGGATTTTATAGAGAGGAACTGCACTACCGCCAGTCGGCGGTGTACCCGCCGTTTGCCCGGCTGATCCTTATCGAATGCAAAGGAACCGACGAAAGGAATGTTCAGCGTGCCGCCGAAACATTTTCGAGACGCTTGAGCCAGCGTTCCCGCAACGGGATCATTTTAGGTCCGGCAGCTGCGGTCATCTCAAAAATAAAGAACAACTACCGCTGGCAGATCCTTGCAAAGGCCGTCAAAGCAAACGACCCGGGAGGGGCCTCCATCAGGAATGCCGTCACCCGGGTCGTTCAGGAAATCTCATCGTCGGCGGAAATCCGACGGACGGTTCAATTTACCGTCGACGTCGATCCGCAGGGAATCATGTAA
- a CDS encoding YIP1 family protein gives MDEMNTTPAAQKESSEMSHSDKVMNVFSAPGELFDYVAKSEKQTSNWSLPFIFTVIVSIIFVLVAFSQAPIQDQMRDQQDKAFQKRVESGKMTQEQVDQAMTMVPKPGSPLFMITGSVGAAFIMAFMLFGLSLVFWLTGKWVFKSSATYAKTLEVTGLSMYIFVLGSIITLLLAVAMGSLYATPSLALAVSQYDPSNTVHKLLSAISVFNFWFLFVVAVGLGKLFSVSTGKALGAVGVLWGIWTAATVLVNFGG, from the coding sequence ATGGATGAAATGAATACGACGCCCGCTGCACAAAAAGAGAGTTCGGAGATGTCACATTCCGATAAAGTGATGAATGTTTTTTCCGCCCCCGGCGAATTGTTCGACTATGTTGCAAAAAGCGAGAAACAAACATCGAACTGGTCGCTCCCTTTCATTTTTACGGTCATCGTCAGTATTATCTTTGTCTTGGTGGCGTTCTCCCAAGCGCCGATCCAAGATCAGATGCGCGATCAGCAGGACAAGGCGTTTCAGAAACGGGTCGAGAGCGGCAAGATGACGCAGGAGCAGGTTGATCAGGCCATGACGATGGTCCCGAAACCCGGGTCGCCGTTATTTATGATCACCGGCTCGGTCGGTGCAGCATTCATCATGGCGTTCATGTTGTTCGGTTTATCTCTGGTCTTTTGGTTGACGGGAAAATGGGTGTTCAAATCATCGGCGACGTACGCAAAAACTCTCGAGGTCACCGGTCTCTCGATGTATATTTTTGTGCTCGGGTCGATTATAACATTGCTCCTCGCGGTCGCAATGGGATCGCTCTATGCCACGCCGAGCCTGGCGCTGGCAGTTTCTCAATACGATCCGTCGAATACCGTCCATAAGCTGTTGAGCGCGATCAGTGTGTTCAATTTTTGGTTCCTGTTTGTCGTAGCGGTCGGGCTGGGGAAATTGTTCTCCGTGTCGACGGGGAAGGCTCTTGGGGCGGTGGGAGTGCTGTGGGGGATCTGGACGGCGGCGACCGTGCTGGTCAATTTCGGAGGATGA
- the tmk gene encoding dTMP kinase → MFISFEGLDGSGKTTQAALLVDKLRSQSYIVEFFREPGGTEISERIREILLDKKNLGMSQITELFLFSAARAQLVNQVIKPALLDGKIVICDRYVDSTTAYQGYGRGLRLGAVKTINAVATFGLLPEITFLIDVPIDEIIERRHKSGVAIDRMESSGREFYEKIRQGYLELAKEEPKRIQLIDGSLPAEIVQDEIWKTLSVRLPRKIS, encoded by the coding sequence ATGTTCATCTCGTTTGAAGGATTAGACGGTTCGGGGAAAACGACGCAGGCGGCGCTTCTTGTTGACAAGCTGCGGAGCCAGAGCTATATCGTCGAATTTTTCCGGGAGCCCGGGGGGACCGAGATCTCGGAGCGCATCCGGGAAATCCTATTAGATAAGAAAAATCTCGGCATGAGCCAGATCACCGAACTCTTCCTCTTTTCGGCGGCCCGCGCGCAGCTTGTCAACCAGGTGATCAAGCCCGCTCTTCTCGACGGAAAGATCGTGATCTGCGACCGCTACGTGGATTCGACGACGGCGTATCAGGGGTACGGAAGAGGTCTGAGACTCGGAGCGGTCAAAACGATCAACGCGGTGGCGACCTTCGGACTGCTCCCGGAGATCACCTTCCTGATCGACGTTCCGATCGACGAAATCATCGAACGGCGGCACAAGAGCGGGGTTGCGATCGACAGGATGGAAAGCAGCGGGAGGGAATTTTATGAAAAGATCCGCCAGGGGTATCTCGAGCTTGCAAAAGAAGAGCCGAAGCGCATCCAGCTGATCGACGGCTCGCTCCCCGCAGAGATCGTTCAGGATGAGATCTGGAAAACTCTTTCCGTTCGTCTCCCCCGGAAAATTTCCTGA